In Brienomyrus brachyistius isolate T26 chromosome 25, BBRACH_0.4, whole genome shotgun sequence, a single window of DNA contains:
- the LOC125720455 gene encoding interferon-induced very large GTPase 1-like has product MSSRDKCEDHENRGRFPSSSVYTEHGSTCEDNSSIIPEHYKEDEYHAAFNNSASTECTSSENKTAPEERVSAEPEEGAASVPSVCTKINQGAADETATLDGPRSPGEKSPKRGEPALSGISSENRSAGETKQEMPLELLVSRLGMTDYLKRKKLSLTAVLEINEKNISPTEEPIQSLNSVCWWFLRKLCRVNVMARHVRCTNNTELKGNSAQDFDQILNELLEYEASDDNINPLDLITALFLCSDGLLQQEMALKMSLCQFSIPLLLPNCDTQQFSLMLWALRDIVKSYRPHSKEESRGFEENSIVLTDLPMISFVRLGKISMSKSHILNQVFSNPQQSHDTFVHHNMKNGNISRKVSNGMVEISWYLPGGKSDTFTEPLAVANLRGDISSHQTGFRFLCRTSAAVFVFIDDFKENINLLKPQDSKAPLFLVCDSEKISINKNDFKNCIHYLKCNTQFIVMKGIQMNDAEFVDKLRSTIKQAVSSDCAKMSIEKMSAVARELQILVDEDNDLCQKAKQKADAITASISDIPKYKQDQLPLQGDILKKLAKLEKEECRLKDAGTKNIPMYRIELNKNKQELRKQQVSKDITPAVNSFISGLLVCKEERAYFLKWMMINLDNLSKKHVLSLKEVYKKEHEDAKNKELILDLENQMSCSSLGIEHFLRELGQLYESAISRSEHSHSKQKMQMIKDLPKVCAKMMLEGFPFELVDGDAAYIPLMWVSAVLNELRSMEKDSKIRVISVVGVQSTGKSTLLNTMFGVQFAVSSGRCTRGAFMLLVRVSEDFREQLGCDFIMVIDTEGLRAAAVAQLADSYEHDNELSTLLVGLSDFTIINIAMENSTEMQEILQIVIHAFLRMKEFGKKTHCLFVHQNVADVAAHGKSENDRKIRLEQLNTITQAAAKMERKGEVLKFTDIIEYSDRDNFYIPSLWQGTPPMAAVSAGYSESVVQIKKCLIDIMTDLKEKRPVQSVEEFQEWIRRLWQAVKYENFIFSFRNSIVAEAYSKLCEQYNKWDWDFRRKMREWMVKAETKVLNFGTVTQSSQPAENIENFLMKQKNEVIRELGKAEQQLNDNLSKYFENPENRVGLVERYKQDFLNSIKSLRQETENKMMRRFEELLRIKKGRNKLEKIKENQAKMMEEKVSELLEKCRKSKDSFSDDQLDKEFEQMWNDVVNGLPSKSMEEQNVSEDIYFMLHKDLENRGSSAMEILSEVSDLEDCGREAFVVEMNLSSSKIDGNTEGSGMKATIEFMKTPEQLIENCQNFIADKVSRKAQLDYDSTYVREMLIMINDYFQQNAEDLYKDVELQTKLKIHICGIAAREFQQMHKDFIQSNDPLLCLEKDKEQYYRDFKDLYHETDQAQRKAEEFTKKGLEPSVRKYITDYLGSDVLEKMEFGPTGMKFRTRSFFQYSILEQLLKDHEFEKFRQFITNYEKFIKDWIVAEMKDTFSEKDCKVSTLEIRRLEETVSDIKKSIQEARKISEGNMGEQNIHNFIDNLHKHLGDKLIISPDALKKVQILNNATIERFSTWLISSVENMKETLISEFQKDEDISSKLEKLPFKPQEELFSRMFGCGKMCPFCEVPCEVEGDKHDAHSASYHRPTGIRGCKWQTFEMLSTDVCPYLVTSEKRFTSSETEIPFKDNIIHPEWHIESDTSIKATDYWKYVFAQFNDQLAAIYGARPAYLPPDWLQLKKEDARNCLGKELMFNRNTAVVTTSSS; this is encoded by the coding sequence AAATGCCTCTGGAATTGCTGGTATCTCGCTTAGGAATGACAGATTACCTTAAGAGGAAAAAATTAAGTCTGACTGCTGTCCTAGAgatcaatgaaaaaaacataagCCCTACAGAAGAACCCATTCAGTCCCTGAATTCAGTATGTTGGTGGTTTCTCCGAAAACTATGTAGAGTGAATGTAATGGCAAGACATGTCAGGTGTACCAATAATACAGAACTGAAAGGAAACTCAGCTCAGGATTTTGATCAGATTTTGAATGAGCTACTGGAGTATGAAGCAAGTGATGATAACATCAACCCTCTTGACCTGATTACCGCTCTGTTCCTGTGTTCAGACGGCCTCCTTCAGCAGGAGATGGCTTTAAAAATGTCTTTGTGCCAGTTTTCAATTCCACTGCTTCTTCCCAACTGTGATACTCAGCAGTTCTCTTTGATGCTGTGGGCCTTGAGGGACATTGTAAAGAGCTACAGACCTCATTCCAAGGAGGAGTCCAGAGGATTTGAGGAGAACAGCATTGTGCTCACGGACCTTCCTATGATCTCTTTTGTTAGACTTGGAAAAATCAGCATGTCTAAGTCTCATATTTTAAACCAAGTGTTTAGCAATCCACAGCAGTCCcatgacacatttgttcatCACAACATGAAGAATGGCAACATCTCTCGCAAGGTTTCTAATGGGatggtggaaattagctggtatCTGCCTGGTGGAAAGAGTGACACCTTCACTGAGCCTCTGGCTGTAGCTAATCTTCGGGGTGACATCAGCTCCCATCAAACTGGCTTCAGATTCCTCTGCCGAACATCAGCAGCTGTCTTTGTGTTCATTGATGACTTCAAGGAAAACATCAACTTACTGAAACCTCAAGACTCAAAGGCTCCTTTATTCCTAGTCTGTGATTCAGAGAAAATAAGTATCAATAAGAATGATTTCAAAAACTGTATTCATTACCTGAAATGTAATACTCAATTCATTGTCATGAAAGGAATTCAGATGAATGATGCTGAATTTGTTGACAAACTTCGGTCAACCATCAAACAAGCTGTTTCAAGTGACTGTGCCAAAATGAGCATTGAGAAGATGTCTGCTGTTGCACGTGAGCTTCAGATCCTTGTGGATGAAGACAATGACCTTTGTCAGAAAGCAAAGCAGAAAGCCGATGCTATTACAGCCAGTATCTCCGACATTCCTAAGTACAAGCAGGACCAGCTGCCATTACAGGGGGATATCTTAAAGAAACTGGCTAAACTGGAGAAAGAGGAATGCAGGCTAAAGGATGCAGGAACAAAAAATATTCCGATGTACAGGATTGAactgaataaaaataaacaagaacTCAGGAAACAGCAGGTCAGCAAAGACATTACACCTGCAGTAAACAGTTTCATCTCCGGTTTATTAGTCTGCAAAGAGGAACGTGCCTATTTCCTTAAGTGGATGATGATAAATCTGGATAACCTTTCAAAGAAGCATGTTTTAAGCCTCAAAGAGGTTTACAAGAAGGAACATGAGGATGCAAAAAACAAGGAACTTATACTGGACCTGGAAAACCAGATGTCCTGTAGCTCCTTGGGTATAGAACATTTCCTGAGGGAACTGGGACAGCTCTATGAGTCTGCCATCTCCAGATCAGAACATTCACACTCAAAACAGAAGATGCAGATGATCAAGGATTTACCTAAAGTCTGTGCCAAAATGATGCTGGAAGGCTTTCCGTTTGAGCTGGTCGATGGAGATGCTGCTTACATACCTCTGATGTGGGTATCTGCTGTGCTGAATGAACTCCGTTCTATGGAAAAGGACTCAAAGATCCGAGTCATCTCTGTGGTGGGAGTTCAGAGCACTGGGAAATCCACTCTTCTCAATACCATGTTTGGGGTGCAGTTTGCTGTCAGCAGTGGAAGGTGCACTAGAGGTGCTTTCATGCTGCTTGTTCGCGTAAGTGAGGATTTTAGAGAGCAGCTTGGCTGTGACTTCATCATGGTCATTGACACAGAAGGACTGAGGGCAGCAGCAGTGGCCCAGTTGGCTGACAGTTATGAGCATGATAATGAATTATCTACACTACTGGTTGGACTTAGTGACTTCACAATTATAAATATTGCCATGGAGAACTCCACTGAGATGCAGGAGATCCTACAGATTGTAATTCATGCCTTTCTCCGCATGAAAGAATTTGGCAAAAAAACCCACTGCCTGTTTGTTCACCAGAACGTGGCTGATGTCGCTGCCCATGGTAAAAGCGAGAATGATAGGAAAATTCGTCTGGAGCAACTCAACACTATTACTCAAGCTGCAGCCAAAATGGAGAGGAAGGGTGAAGTTTTGAAATTTACAGACATCATCGAATACTCTGACAGGGACAATTTCTACATCCCCTCCCTCTGGCAAGGCACCCCCCCTATGGCAGCAGTCAGTGCCGGCTACAGTGAATCAGTGGTGCAGattaaaaaatgtttaataGACATAATGACAGATTTAAAGGAAAAGAGACCTGTACAGTCAGTGGAGGAGTTTCAGGAATGGATCAGACGCTTATGGCAGGCAGTGAAATATGagaatttcattttcagtttccgCAACAGCATAGTAGCTGAAGCTTACAGTAAGCTGTGTGAGCAGTACAATAAGTGGGACTGGGATTTCCGCAGAAAGATGCGTGAGTGGATGGTAAAAGCAGAAACTAAAGTGTTAAACTTTGGTACAGTGACCCAGAGCTCACAGCCAGCAGAGAACATTGAGAACTTTCTTATGAAGCAGAAAAATGAGGTCATTCGAGAACTGGGAAAAGCTGAACAGCAATTAAATGACAACCTGAGTAAATATTTTGAAAATCCAGAGAATCGTGTTGGCCTGGTGGAGAGATACAAGCAAGACTTCTTAAACAGCATCAAAAGTCTGAGGCAGGAAACGGAGAACAAAATGATGAGAAGGTTTGAAGAACTTCTGAGAATTAAAAAGGGGAGGAATAAATTGGAGAAGATTAAGGAAAATCAAGCTAAAATGATGGAGGAGAAAGTGTCTGAGTTACTTGAAAAATGTAGGAAATCCAAAGACTCATTTTCAGATGATCAGCTAGATAAAGAGTTTGAACAGATGTGGAATGATGTTGTAAATGGGCTGCCATCCAAAAGCATGGAGGAACAGAATGTTAGTGAAGATATTTACTTCATGTTACATAAAGACCTGGAGAACAGGGGCAGCTCAGCAATGGAAATTCTGTCAGAAGTCAGTGATTTGGAGGATTGTGGGAGAGAGGCTTTTGTTGTAGAAATGAATTTAAGTTCTAGTAAGATAGATGGAAATACGGAAGGATCTGGAATGAAAGCAACAATAGAATTTATGAAAACACCAGAACAACTAATTGAAAATTGCCAGAATTTTATTGCAGATAAGGTTTCCAGGAAAGCTCAATTGGATTATGACAGCACTTATGTCAGGGAAATGTTGATTATGATCAATGActattttcaacaaaatgcggAGGATCTGTATAAAGATGTAGAGTTGCAAACCAAACTGAAGATACACATATGTGGGATTGCAGCTAGGGAATTTCAACAAATGCACAAGgactttatccaaagcaatgatCCATTGCTGTGCCTGGAGAAAGATAAAGAGCAGTACTACAGAGATTTTAAGGATCTCTATCATGAGACAGATCAGGCCCAGAGAAAAGCAGAGGAATTCACCAAGAAAGGTCTGGAACCTTCAGTCAGGAAGTACATCACAGATTACCTGGGTTCAGATGTTCTGGAGAAAATGGAGTTTGGACCTACAGGAATGAAATTCCGCACCCGCTCCTTCTTCCAGTACTCCATTCTTGAACAGCTGCTTAAAGATCATGAATTTGAGAAATTTCGGCAATTTATTACAAATTATGAAAAATTTATCAAGGATTGGATTGTTGCTGAGATGAAAGATACTTTCTCAGAAAAAGACTGCAAAGTATCAACCTTGGAGATTAGGCGCTTAGAGGAGACTGTGTCGgatataaaaaaatctattcAGGAAGCTAGGAAGATATCTGAAGGGAATATGGGGGAGCAAAATATTCATAATTTCATTGATAACCTCCACAAACATTTGGGTGATAAACTCATTATTTCCCCCGATGCTTTGAAAAAAGTCCAGATCTTAAACAATGCCACAATAGAACGATTTTCGACATGGCTAATATCATCTGTAGAGAATATGAAAGAGACTCTGATTTCAGAGTTCCAGAAGGATGAAGACATTAGTTCCAAACTTGAGAAGTTACCCTTCAAGCCCCAGGAGGAACTCTTCAGCAGGATGTTTGGCTGTGGGAAGATGTGTCCATTCTGTGAGGTCCCGTGTGAAGTTGAAGGTGATAAACATGATGCACATTCTGCTTCTTATCACCGGCCAACAGGAATCAGAGGATGCAAATGGCAAACTTTTGAAATGTTATCCACAGATGTTTGCCCATACTTAGTTACTAGTGAAAAGAGGTTCACGTCTAGTGAAACTGAAATTCCCTTTAAAGACAATATAATTCACCCTGAGTGGCACATAGAGTCTGACACCAGCATCAAGGCCACAGACTACTGGAAGTACGTCTTTGCACAGTTCAATGATCAGCTTGCAGCGATATATGGTGCAAGGCCAGCATATCTACCCCCAGACTGGCTTCAGCTGAAAAAAGAAGATGCAAGGAATTGTTTGGGTAAAGAATTGATGTTCAACAGAAATACAGCAGTAGTAACTACTTCAAGTTCGTGA